One genomic window of Notamacropus eugenii isolate mMacEug1 chromosome 6, mMacEug1.pri_v2, whole genome shotgun sequence includes the following:
- the LOC140512393 gene encoding fructose-bisphosphate aldolase A-like has translation MPCQYPALTPEQRKELSDIAHRIVAPGKGMLAADESTSIIAKWLQSIGTENRGKSKANDDGHSSKVIKDKGGIVGIKVDKGVVPLSGINGETTTQGMDGLSECCAQYKKDRADFAKWHYNGIVPIVEPEILPDGEHNLKSCQYITVCQYTLAAVYKALSDHHIYLEGTLLKPKMVTPGHACTQKYSHEEIAMATVTALQQIVPPVVTGNTFLSGGQSEEDASINLSAINTCPLHKPWTLTSSYSQALQASILKTWDGKKENVKATQEEYIKRATAKLLKASILQVESQELQPESLCL, from the exons ATGCCTTGTCAATACCCAGCATTGACACCTGAGCAAAGGAAAGAACTGTCTGATATAGCTCACAGAATTGTTGCTCCAGGCAAGGGAATGTTGGCAGCAGATGAGTCTACCAGTATCATTGCAAAGTGGCTGCAGTCCATTGGAACTGAAAACAGAGGAAAATCG AAAGCCAATGATGATGGTCACTCCTCCAAAGTCATAAAGGATAAGGGTGGTATTGTGGGCATCAAGGTGGACAAAGGTGTAGTGCCTCTGTCAGGGATCAATGGTGAGACTACCACCCAAGGAATGGATGGGCTGAGTGAGTGCTGTGCCCAGTATAAGAAGGATAGAGCTGACTTTGCCAAGTGGCATTAT AATGGCATTGTCCCCATCGTGGAGCCAGAGATACTCCCTGATGGGGAACACAATCTGAAGTCTTGTCAGTACATCACAGTATGTCAGTACACCCTGGCTGCTGTCTACAAAGCTCTGAGTGACCACCATAtctatctggaagggaccttgctgAAGCCTAAAATGGTCACCCCTGGCCATGCCTGTACCCAGAAATATTCACATGAGGAGATTGCAATGGCAACTGTAACTGCCCTTCAGCAGATTGTGCCTCCTGTAGTCACTGGTAACACCTTCCTCTCTGGGGGTCAGAGTGAAGAGGATGCCTCCATCAACCTCAGTGCCATCAATACCTGCCCCTTGCACAAGCCATGGACCCTGACCTCCTCTTATAGCCAAGCCCTGCAGGCATCCATTCTCAAGACctgggatggaaagaaggaaaatgtcaaGGCTACCCAAGAGGAATATATTAAGCGGGCCACAGCCAAGCTGCTCAAGGCAAGTATACTCCAAGTAGAAAGTCAGGAGCTGCAGCCAGAGAGTCTCTGTCTCTAA